The following proteins come from a genomic window of Natrinema saccharevitans:
- a CDS encoding ABC transporter permease, producing MDPRRRNVANTERSTHETIADRFPLAKQQFRTYVTKPRYWLFPLLIFGLGVASSLELAFGNADAKRYLGSRYPLIAFQWFCSIIGGFVGIFAGYASVTSDRNTGRLPLLLKLPYSRSEYLRQKFLGHAGALSALLIFALGTGFVVCGFVLGPPPILATLAFVTVSVLYVLVWVSIAMTVSMLVKTGRRAIAVLLPVFIGTGMLWRMTFTSILTPIVGNLPQPVSLLVTRLVPFRAYLVATNWIAGLPNSHSYGTWISQELNTEFVSDSTIVSMELGSSVPWYLSEWLAIPVLVFWLVVPPLVASRRFEAVDIV from the coding sequence ATGGATCCCCGACGACGGAACGTTGCGAACACCGAGCGATCGACGCACGAAACGATCGCGGACCGGTTTCCGCTCGCGAAACAGCAGTTCCGGACGTACGTCACGAAGCCGCGATACTGGCTCTTCCCACTACTGATATTCGGCCTGGGTGTCGCGTCATCACTGGAGTTAGCGTTCGGTAATGCCGACGCAAAACGGTACCTCGGATCACGGTACCCACTCATCGCTTTCCAATGGTTTTGCTCGATTATCGGCGGTTTCGTCGGTATTTTCGCCGGATACGCATCGGTCACCAGCGATCGAAACACCGGCCGACTCCCGCTTCTCTTGAAGTTACCGTACTCGCGGAGCGAGTACCTGCGACAAAAATTCCTCGGTCACGCGGGTGCGCTCTCGGCGCTACTGATTTTCGCCCTGGGTACCGGCTTCGTGGTCTGCGGGTTCGTCCTCGGCCCGCCACCGATACTCGCGACGCTCGCGTTCGTCACTGTTTCGGTCCTTTACGTTCTCGTCTGGGTTTCCATCGCGATGACCGTCTCGATGCTCGTCAAAACGGGTCGCCGAGCGATCGCCGTCCTTCTTCCCGTTTTTATCGGAACGGGAATGCTCTGGCGCATGACGTTTACGTCGATTCTGACGCCGATCGTCGGCAACCTTCCGCAGCCGGTATCGCTCCTAGTTACTCGTCTCGTCCCGTTCCGAGCGTACCTCGTCGCGACGAACTGGATCGCCGGACTCCCGAACTCGCACAGTTACGGGACGTGGATCAGTCAAGAACTCAATACCGAATTCGTCTCAGACTCGACCATTGTTTCGATGGAACTGGGCAGTTCGGTTCCGTGGTATCTGTCCGAGTGGCTGGCGATTCCTGTACTCGTGTTCTGGCTCGTCGTCCCGCCGCTCGTCGCGTCCCGGCGATTCGAGGCCGTCGACATCGTCTGA
- the carA gene encoding glutamine-hydrolyzing carbamoyl-phosphate synthase small subunit, which yields MTEAYVALEGGHVLEGRGRADGTARGEIVFTTAYTGYEESLTDPSYEEQILTFSYPLIGNYGVREERFEDDRIHPRAAIAKEFTDEIVDWFEREGIPAVDHLDTRDVVTDIRDGGAMKCGIAVGEDVTEEDALEQLEACKAMSDHTEIGAQVSVDEPEVHGEDNDGETVALIDCGAKGSIISSLLERDATVHVLPYDADVSAVAAVDPDLLFVSNGPGDPVNFEGAITLVEEFVEDTPVAGICLGQQIVAEALGGSTEKMTFGHRGVNQPVLDLESGQVVMTTQNHGYTVADPGEHLEVTQINVNDDTPEGIDGVEYDVITRQYHPEANPGPHDTLDFFDDVLAMASGRADSQAVPADD from the coding sequence ATGACGGAAGCCTACGTCGCACTGGAAGGCGGCCACGTACTCGAGGGACGTGGTCGTGCCGACGGGACGGCCCGCGGCGAAATCGTATTCACGACAGCGTATACCGGCTACGAGGAGAGCCTCACCGATCCCTCCTACGAGGAGCAGATCCTCACGTTCTCGTATCCGCTGATCGGCAACTACGGCGTCCGCGAGGAGCGCTTCGAGGACGACCGCATCCACCCCCGCGCCGCGATCGCCAAGGAGTTCACCGACGAGATCGTCGACTGGTTCGAACGCGAGGGCATTCCGGCGGTCGACCACCTCGACACCCGCGACGTCGTCACCGACATCCGCGACGGCGGCGCGATGAAATGCGGCATCGCCGTCGGCGAGGACGTCACCGAGGAAGACGCCCTCGAGCAACTCGAGGCCTGCAAGGCGATGAGCGACCACACCGAGATCGGCGCACAGGTCAGCGTCGACGAGCCCGAGGTCCACGGCGAAGACAACGACGGCGAGACGGTCGCGCTGATCGACTGCGGCGCGAAGGGCTCGATCATCAGCTCGCTGCTCGAGCGCGACGCGACGGTTCACGTGCTGCCCTACGACGCCGACGTCTCCGCGGTCGCGGCCGTCGACCCCGATCTGCTCTTCGTCTCGAACGGTCCCGGCGACCCGGTCAACTTCGAAGGGGCCATCACGCTCGTCGAGGAATTCGTCGAGGACACGCCCGTCGCCGGCATCTGTCTCGGCCAGCAGATCGTCGCCGAGGCGCTCGGCGGCTCCACCGAGAAGATGACCTTCGGCCACCGCGGTGTCAACCAGCCCGTCCTCGACTTGGAGTCCGGGCAGGTCGTGATGACCACCCAGAACCACGGCTACACGGTCGCCGATCCGGGTGAGCACCTCGAGGTCACCCAGATCAACGTCAACGACGACACGCCGGAAGGAATCGACGGCGTCGAGTACGACGTGATCACCCGCCAGTACCACCCCGAGGCAAACCCGGGTCCGCACGACACCCTCGACTTCTTCGACGACGTCCTCGCCATGGCTTCCGGGCGAGCCGACTCGCAGGCGGTTCCGGCCGACGACTGA
- a CDS encoding class I SAM-dependent methyltransferase: protein MKGQEWYQADDIAEEYDDKRFSRGGQLIDRREKEAVLEAIMPVEDRKVLEIACGTGRFTVMLAHQGADVVGLDISAAMLQQGRRKAKQDELSGTLEFLRGDAGRLPFPDDHFDTVIAMRFFHLADDPEAFLEEMRRVARDQIVFDTFNRFSSRSVYNWALPMGSRLYSKSEVAVLLAKTDLTLVDVEDDFLLPYGLYRSIPNALASPLRAIDEAVGQLPVTDHFASVSYWNARVR from the coding sequence GTGAAAGGACAGGAGTGGTACCAAGCCGACGACATCGCCGAGGAATACGACGACAAGCGGTTCTCCCGGGGCGGCCAGCTGATCGACCGCCGGGAGAAAGAGGCCGTCCTCGAGGCCATCATGCCGGTCGAGGACCGCAAGGTCCTCGAGATCGCCTGTGGTACCGGGCGATTTACGGTCATGTTGGCCCATCAGGGTGCCGACGTCGTCGGGCTCGACATCTCGGCGGCGATGTTACAGCAGGGACGCCGGAAGGCGAAACAGGACGAGCTTTCGGGGACGCTGGAGTTCCTCCGGGGGGACGCGGGGCGGCTGCCGTTCCCGGACGATCACTTCGATACCGTCATCGCGATGCGCTTTTTCCACCTCGCTGACGACCCCGAGGCCTTCCTCGAGGAGATGCGACGGGTGGCCCGCGATCAGATCGTCTTCGACACCTTCAACCGATTCTCGAGTCGGAGCGTCTACAACTGGGCGCTGCCGATGGGGTCGCGACTCTACTCGAAGAGCGAGGTGGCGGTCCTGCTCGCGAAGACCGATCTCACGCTCGTCGACGTGGAAGACGACTTCCTCCTCCCCTACGGGTTGTATCGATCGATCCCGAACGCACTCGCCTCGCCGCTTCGGGCGATCGACGAGGCGGTCGGGCAACTCCCGGTCACCGATCACTTCGCGTCGGTGTCGTACTGGAACGCGCGCGTTCGGTGA
- a CDS encoding YkgJ family cysteine cluster protein gives MQSLEAELEDARQLSVADLADAIESIGFECTRCGACCKADDADDHTATVFPDEVRNLEASDSYDGEYDWRDIARPMPYGLSATDDGDLEGETFEWALRTDDCGDCTFYAEDESGTGACTAHDDRPLICRTYPFSVALAGTSQPMGEAVDEAGMVRAHECEGLGRDISRDDAEELARALKERAVRELEEAIAVRDEYAPVDPDPGEVVVHDSEGAKRADGTPLEK, from the coding sequence GTGCAATCGCTCGAGGCCGAACTCGAAGACGCCCGCCAGCTCTCCGTCGCCGACCTCGCGGACGCGATCGAGTCCATCGGGTTCGAGTGTACCCGTTGCGGGGCCTGCTGCAAAGCCGACGACGCGGACGACCACACCGCGACCGTCTTTCCCGACGAAGTTCGAAATCTCGAGGCGAGCGACAGTTACGACGGGGAGTACGACTGGCGTGATATCGCCCGGCCCATGCCGTACGGCCTCTCGGCGACCGACGACGGCGACCTCGAGGGCGAGACCTTCGAGTGGGCGCTCCGGACCGACGACTGCGGCGACTGTACGTTCTACGCGGAAGACGAGTCCGGCACCGGTGCGTGTACCGCTCACGACGACCGGCCGCTGATCTGTCGTACCTACCCCTTCAGCGTCGCGCTCGCGGGAACCAGCCAGCCCATGGGCGAAGCCGTCGACGAGGCCGGCATGGTCCGCGCCCACGAGTGCGAGGGACTGGGCCGCGACATTTCGCGTGACGACGCCGAAGAACTGGCTCGAGCGCTGAAAGAACGAGCCGTGCGGGAACTCGAGGAAGCCATCGCCGTCCGCGACGAGTACGCGCCGGTCGATCCCGACCCAGGCGAGGTCGTCGTCCACGACTCCGAGGGTGCGAAGCGGGCGGACGGGACGCCGCTCGAGAAGTAA
- a CDS encoding ABC transporter substrate-binding protein — translation MDPTPHADRSRRAFVTAGLAAGSATLAGCIGTTDSEPTADGDSYTVSMAPMGEVEFDSVPEDAFVAFPQYADMAVALGHGDAVTTLFAPDMSGATMNTYYDRLEGVSFEWAGLENPLADGLEEERLYALDSDVHFLDPSYPVKTDDDWDAATIDDIADQIGPWVGNFHSGVHSEPAAEYADSYEYYTLWELFERVAAVFREKERYEALAEVHADLRSHIESNLPPESDRPTVARVTLGDGQFYAYHLNTPGYWQADTRPLGARDVFADRDWERDWGTVGYEAMLEEDPDVLLHLWGITPRYAIGNVRKRLENDSAGSRLTAVQDDRVVPGGMRYQGPLMNLFQLEMTAKQLYPEQFGEWPGYEAGESYPEIPADERLFDRQRVAEIVTRGP, via the coding sequence ATGGATCCGACCCCACACGCAGACCGGAGCCGTCGCGCGTTCGTCACGGCGGGACTGGCGGCCGGCAGCGCGACACTGGCCGGCTGTATCGGTACGACTGACTCCGAACCGACCGCAGACGGCGATTCCTACACGGTGTCGATGGCCCCGATGGGCGAGGTCGAGTTCGATTCCGTTCCCGAGGATGCCTTCGTCGCCTTCCCTCAGTACGCGGACATGGCCGTCGCGCTCGGTCACGGCGACGCGGTCACCACCCTCTTTGCGCCCGACATGTCCGGCGCGACGATGAACACCTACTACGACCGCCTCGAGGGCGTGTCCTTCGAGTGGGCGGGCCTCGAGAATCCCCTCGCGGACGGCCTCGAGGAGGAGCGGCTGTACGCCCTCGACAGTGACGTTCACTTCCTCGATCCCTCGTATCCGGTCAAGACCGACGACGACTGGGACGCCGCGACGATCGACGACATTGCCGATCAGATCGGCCCGTGGGTCGGCAACTTCCACAGCGGCGTCCACAGCGAGCCCGCGGCGGAGTACGCCGACAGCTACGAGTACTACACGCTCTGGGAACTGTTCGAGCGGGTCGCGGCGGTCTTCCGCGAGAAGGAACGATACGAGGCGCTGGCCGAGGTCCACGCCGACCTGCGCTCGCACATCGAGTCGAACCTCCCGCCCGAGAGCGACCGGCCGACGGTCGCCCGCGTCACGCTTGGCGACGGCCAGTTCTACGCCTACCACCTCAATACGCCCGGCTACTGGCAGGCGGACACCCGACCGCTCGGCGCTCGCGACGTCTTCGCCGACCGGGACTGGGAGCGCGACTGGGGGACCGTCGGCTACGAGGCGATGCTCGAGGAAGACCCCGACGTACTCCTCCACCTCTGGGGGATCACGCCCCGATACGCCATCGGGAACGTCCGAAAGCGGCTGGAAAACGACTCCGCCGGGAGCCGGCTGACAGCGGTCCAGGACGACCGGGTCGTCCCCGGCGGGATGCGCTATCAGGGCCCGCTAATGAACCTCTTCCAGCTCGAGATGACGGCCAAACAGCTCTATCCCGAACAGTTCGGCGAGTGGCCCGGCTACGAGGCCGGCGAGTCTTACCCCGAAATCCCGGCCGACGAGCGGCTGTTCGACCGCCAGCGCGTCGCCGAGATCGTCACCAGGGGTCCGTAG
- a CDS encoding MBL fold metallo-hydrolase, whose protein sequence is MHVTRWSVPVATRAPSGDTNAYLLEAAEPSPDGEPDPESALLVDPAARTDALDRAVRERSVDHVLVTHTHPDHVGAVAAYAAETDATVWARYGRVDRFRDATGISPDRTFSPGTTIPVGDDRVRVLDAPGHAPDHVALEAGSGGPICCGDCAVREGSVVVGAPEGDMRAYVTTLRCFWAADPPALYPGHGPEIDAPRETLERLLAHRADREQRVREAVTGGAETLEAVLEAAYHKDLSGVKDLARATVLAHLEKLAVEGRIAWDGERAAPPEGD, encoded by the coding sequence ATGCACGTTACTCGCTGGTCCGTCCCCGTCGCGACGCGCGCGCCGTCCGGCGACACCAACGCGTATCTCCTCGAGGCGGCGGAGCCGTCCCCGGACGGCGAACCCGATCCCGAATCGGCGCTCCTCGTCGACCCCGCGGCTCGAACCGACGCCCTCGACCGGGCGGTCCGCGAACGATCCGTCGATCATGTTCTCGTTACTCACACTCACCCCGATCACGTCGGCGCCGTCGCGGCCTACGCGGCCGAAACCGACGCGACGGTCTGGGCCCGCTACGGTCGCGTCGACCGCTTTCGCGACGCGACCGGAATCTCCCCCGACCGTACCTTCTCGCCGGGGACGACGATCCCAGTGGGCGACGACCGCGTTCGCGTCCTCGACGCGCCCGGCCACGCGCCGGACCACGTCGCCCTCGAGGCCGGCTCCGGCGGCCCGATCTGCTGTGGCGACTGCGCCGTCCGCGAGGGCAGCGTCGTCGTCGGCGCGCCCGAAGGGGACATGCGTGCGTACGTAACGACATTGCGTTGCTTCTGGGCGGCCGATCCGCCGGCGCTGTACCCCGGCCACGGCCCCGAGATCGACGCGCCCCGCGAGACCCTCGAGCGACTGCTGGCCCACCGCGCCGACCGCGAGCAGCGCGTCCGCGAGGCCGTCACCGGCGGCGCGGAAACGCTCGAGGCGGTCCTCGAAGCGGCCTACCATAAGGACCTCTCGGGAGTGAAAGACCTCGCGCGAGCGACGGTCCTGGCCCACCTCGAGAAACTCGCCGTCGAGGGCCGCATCGCGTGGGACGGCGAGCGCGCCGCGCCGCCGGAGGGCGACTGA
- a CDS encoding NAD(P)-binding protein codes for MGADRDDADGRTDRGFDADVAVVGGGPAGCAAGVFTARAGLETTVFDRGPSSLRRCAVLENYLGFPGGIDVETFRKLARDHAETAGCRLREALVESVALLADGGFRLETQDGKAHRARYVIAASKYDGSYLRGLDDPDALFVTEERDGGTVERFDETYPDDDGRTPIDGLYVAGPLAGCGDQAIIAAGHGATVARSLLRDRREDAGYWGRFAERYDWRRDAADRSDEWADPDRRVELFESDAPEEYDAAESRRLAAAYADERDESYVDPDTASRRADRGQRRLAAALDDELLLEAVDDDAIRAYVRDTGIDEPTRD; via the coding sequence ATGGGCGCGGACCGCGACGACGCGGACGGCCGCACCGACCGCGGGTTCGACGCCGACGTGGCCGTCGTCGGCGGCGGGCCGGCCGGCTGCGCCGCCGGCGTCTTCACCGCTCGAGCGGGCCTCGAGACGACGGTCTTCGACCGCGGGCCCTCATCGTTACGGCGGTGTGCCGTCCTCGAGAACTACCTCGGGTTCCCCGGCGGGATCGACGTCGAGACCTTCCGCAAACTCGCGCGAGACCACGCCGAGACGGCGGGCTGTCGGCTCCGCGAGGCACTCGTCGAGTCCGTCGCGCTGCTGGCCGACGGCGGCTTTCGCCTCGAGACGCAGGACGGCAAAGCCCACCGAGCGCGGTACGTGATCGCCGCGAGCAAGTACGACGGCTCCTACCTCCGCGGACTCGACGACCCCGACGCGCTGTTCGTCACCGAGGAGCGCGACGGCGGAACGGTCGAGCGCTTCGACGAAACCTATCCCGACGACGACGGCCGGACGCCGATCGACGGACTCTACGTCGCCGGCCCGCTGGCGGGTTGTGGTGACCAGGCGATCATCGCGGCCGGTCACGGCGCGACGGTCGCTCGATCGCTGTTGCGGGACCGCCGCGAGGACGCGGGCTACTGGGGTCGGTTCGCCGAGCGCTACGACTGGCGACGCGACGCCGCGGACCGATCGGACGAGTGGGCCGATCCCGACCGCCGGGTCGAACTGTTCGAATCGGACGCTCCCGAGGAGTACGACGCGGCCGAGAGCCGCCGGCTCGCCGCGGCCTACGCCGACGAACGCGACGAGAGTTACGTCGATCCCGACACTGCGAGTCGGCGGGCCGACCGCGGCCAGCGACGGCTCGCGGCCGCGCTCGACGACGAACTGCTGCTCGAGGCCGTCGACGACGACGCGATCCGAGCGTACGTTCGCGACACGGGTATCGACGAGCCGACGAGGGACTGA
- a CDS encoding glycosyltransferase family 2 protein — MKLSVVVSTLNDRERLPSCLDALAERTPSSTEVIVVNGPSSDGTTGVVRERDDVDVLVEISERSPSVSRNAGLELATGDAIAFLDGEYTIDHSWYPAIEGAMADETDVVTGPVTGGSDRDHDRSSRRIGGRTVTAFHGDNVAFERPVLEALDGFDEYLVTESECDCAHRVAGLEYEVSWDAAMAARREVGTDGGRADLDWGATYRSLSYRLAKNYGPRPGVFARTLGSALRDGAGGVRRLAAGEATPTGWISDGADVATNIARGLWDGVRARYADRSSRRNPNGLSERHDRAVRVYDRR; from the coding sequence ATGAAGCTCTCGGTAGTCGTCTCGACGCTGAACGACCGGGAGCGCTTGCCGTCGTGTCTCGACGCCCTCGCGGAACGGACGCCGTCGTCGACGGAGGTCATCGTCGTCAACGGCCCGTCCTCGGACGGGACGACCGGCGTCGTCCGCGAGCGGGACGACGTCGACGTCCTCGTCGAGATCTCCGAGCGAAGCCCCAGCGTCTCCCGGAACGCCGGCCTCGAACTCGCAACTGGGGACGCGATCGCCTTTCTCGACGGCGAGTATACGATCGACCACAGCTGGTATCCGGCCATCGAGGGGGCGATGGCCGACGAGACCGACGTCGTCACCGGCCCCGTCACCGGCGGTTCCGACCGCGACCACGATCGCTCGTCCCGGCGGATCGGCGGCCGGACGGTGACGGCATTCCACGGCGACAACGTCGCCTTCGAGCGCCCCGTCCTCGAGGCCTTGGACGGGTTCGACGAGTACCTCGTCACGGAAAGCGAGTGCGACTGCGCCCACCGCGTGGCCGGCCTCGAGTACGAGGTCTCGTGGGACGCGGCGATGGCCGCCCGCCGCGAGGTCGGGACCGACGGCGGCCGGGCCGACCTCGACTGGGGAGCGACTTACCGATCGCTGTCCTACCGACTCGCGAAGAATTACGGTCCTCGACCGGGCGTGTTCGCCCGGACCCTCGGGAGCGCGCTCCGGGACGGTGCCGGCGGCGTTCGCCGACTGGCGGCCGGCGAGGCGACGCCGACCGGTTGGATCTCGGACGGCGCCGACGTCGCCACGAATATCGCACGCGGGCTCTGGGACGGGGTCCGCGCCCGGTACGCCGACCGCTCGAGCCGACGGAACCCCAACGGACTCTCGGAGCGCCACGACCGGGCGGTCCGGGTGTACGATCGGCGTTGA
- a CDS encoding MarR family transcriptional regulator encodes MSMSTAEDRGAAAEETLSEDEYRDRLRDLPPSAKLVAKVLETDSPLSQGQLAEESLLPDRTVRYALNRLEDVGLVGSRYSFRDARKQVYYLKH; translated from the coding sequence ATGAGCATGAGTACAGCCGAGGACCGTGGCGCCGCTGCCGAAGAAACGCTGTCGGAGGACGAATACCGCGACCGACTCCGCGATCTGCCCCCGAGCGCGAAACTCGTTGCGAAAGTTCTCGAGACCGACTCCCCGCTCTCGCAGGGCCAACTCGCCGAGGAGTCGCTACTGCCCGACCGCACCGTCCGCTACGCGCTCAATCGTCTCGAGGACGTCGGCCTTGTCGGCTCCCGATACAGCTTCCGCGACGCGCGCAAACAGGTCTACTACCTCAAGCACTGA
- a CDS encoding enoyl-CoA hydratase/isomerase family protein: MESVGSGLAAIDWNDDRADVYLSRPDKRNAMTVPLMDDLVAAFERVDADGDVRVATLLGEGPVFCAGMDLEMMRDRVEPDAEIDRNKFPDVLEAIEETRQPVVAGIKRAAPAGAFELTLPCDFRIIGRNAKYGLLEVALGTFPHGGGTQRLPRLVGLSNAKEIVLSGEFVDPEEAADMGLVHEVVDTDAVDERAKALADDLCENAPLGLRKGKQALNAAFDMPLERGLEYERRLGHELDDTRDYREGFEARLEGREPEFCGE, translated from the coding sequence ATGGAATCCGTTGGCAGTGGCCTCGCGGCGATCGACTGGAACGACGACCGGGCCGACGTCTACCTCTCGCGGCCGGACAAGCGAAACGCGATGACCGTCCCGCTCATGGACGATCTCGTCGCGGCCTTCGAACGGGTCGATGCGGACGGAGACGTCCGCGTCGCCACCCTGCTCGGCGAGGGACCGGTCTTCTGTGCCGGGATGGACCTCGAGATGATGCGCGACCGGGTCGAGCCCGACGCCGAGATCGACCGCAACAAGTTCCCCGACGTCCTCGAGGCGATCGAGGAGACGCGACAGCCGGTCGTGGCCGGCATCAAGCGCGCCGCGCCCGCGGGCGCGTTCGAACTCACGTTGCCCTGTGACTTCCGGATCATCGGCCGGAACGCGAAGTACGGGCTGCTCGAGGTCGCGCTCGGCACCTTCCCCCACGGCGGCGGGACCCAGCGGCTCCCCCGGCTCGTGGGGCTGTCGAACGCGAAGGAGATCGTCCTGTCCGGCGAGTTCGTCGATCCCGAGGAGGCCGCCGACATGGGACTGGTCCACGAGGTCGTCGACACCGACGCCGTCGACGAGCGGGCGAAGGCCCTCGCCGACGACCTCTGTGAGAACGCCCCGCTCGGACTTCGAAAGGGAAAACAGGCGCTCAATGCCGCCTTCGATATGCCCCTCGAGCGCGGCCTCGAGTACGAGCGCCGACTGGGACACGAACTCGACGACACCCGCGACTACCGCGAGGGGTTCGAGGCCAGACTCGAGGGCCGGGAGCCCGAGTTCTGCGGCGAATAA
- a CDS encoding SIMPL domain-containing protein: MDRRRFLAASSIGLAAAVAGCTGSATDGDDDPESGSTTDSAANGDDVDGEITVSADGEVEAEPDQATVDVGVTATGESADAVTDELASGAERLRETFDDLDIPDENVEEGRYRVHSAREREADGFEGSHSFDVTLTDVDRVGEVIDAAIEAGADDVGRVRFTLQEETRSTLREDALDAALENADAEAAHVADNRGVEITGTTAVTTGDVQVHSFRTEAGDDAAESAGGAPPTEIDTDPVSVTASVTVTYGFEE; this comes from the coding sequence ATGGACCGACGACGGTTCCTCGCGGCCTCGAGTATCGGGCTCGCGGCCGCAGTGGCAGGGTGTACTGGCAGCGCGACCGACGGCGACGACGACCCCGAGTCGGGGTCGACCACGGACTCGGCCGCGAACGGCGACGACGTCGACGGCGAGATCACGGTCAGCGCCGACGGCGAGGTCGAGGCCGAGCCGGACCAGGCGACGGTCGACGTCGGGGTCACCGCGACCGGCGAGAGCGCCGACGCGGTCACCGACGAACTCGCGAGCGGTGCCGAACGGCTCCGCGAGACCTTCGACGACCTCGACATTCCCGACGAGAACGTCGAGGAGGGACGGTACCGCGTCCACTCCGCTCGCGAGCGCGAGGCCGACGGGTTCGAGGGCTCTCATTCGTTCGACGTGACCCTGACCGACGTCGACCGGGTCGGCGAGGTCATCGACGCCGCGATCGAGGCGGGTGCCGACGACGTCGGTCGGGTCCGGTTCACACTCCAGGAAGAGACCCGATCGACGCTGCGCGAGGACGCGCTCGACGCCGCGCTGGAAAACGCCGACGCGGAGGCGGCACACGTCGCCGACAACCGCGGGGTCGAGATCACGGGTACGACGGCCGTTACGACCGGTGATGTCCAGGTGCATTCGTTCCGCACCGAAGCCGGTGACGACGCGGCCGAAAGCGCCGGCGGGGCCCCGCCGACGGAGATCGACACCGATCCGGTCAGCGTGACCGCGAGCGTGACGGTCACCTACGGTTTCGAGGAGTGA